A window from Peromyscus eremicus chromosome 1, PerEre_H2_v1, whole genome shotgun sequence encodes these proteins:
- the Prodh2 gene encoding hydroxyproline dehydrogenase, with the protein MLWTRLPLYGLSKPSTGGWKPLLFDGGAFHLKGTAELARAWLVLRLCACPHLVTHGLAVQAWSQRLLGSRLSGALLRASFYGQFVAGETAEEVRGCVQQLKALGLLPLLAVPTEEEPDSTARTSEAWYEGNLNTMLRCVDWSRALVDTSGASRNSLMQLKVTALTSIQLCKELSDWIQRPTGSSELSPERLAEAMDSGQNLQLSYLSTKQNQHLQASLRRLHRVAQHARAQHVRLLVDAEYTFINPALSRFVAALALRWNRPEEGGPWVWNTYQAYLKGTHTRLERDAEAAHRAGLAFGVKLVRGAYLDKERALTQLHGKKDYVQPDYEATSRSYSRCLELMLRRVSQHGPLCHLMVASHNEESVRQATKRMWELGIPLDGPVCFGQLLGMCDHVSLALGQAGYVVYKSIPYGCLEEVIPYLIRRAQENRSVLQGVRREQALLGQELRRRLLGRKA; encoded by the exons ATGCTCTGGACACGTCTGCCCCTCTACGGCCTCTCCAAGCCCTCTACAGGTGGCTGGAAGCCCCTGCTTTTTGATGGTGGGGCCTTCCATCTCAAGGGAACGGCAGAGCTGGCCCGGGCTTGGCTGGTGCTTCGCCTATGTGCCTGCCCCCACTTGGTCACCCATGGACTAGCG GTTCAGGCCTGGTCTCAGCGACTCCTGGGCTCCCGGCTCTCCGGCGCCCTTCTCCGAGCATCCTTCTATGGACAGTTTGTGGCTGGGGAGACAGCAGAGGAGGTGAGGGGTTGTGTCCAGCAGCTGAAGGCCCTgggactcctgcctctgctggcagtgcccacagaggaggAACCGGACTCCACTGCCAGGACCAG TGAAGCCTGGTATGAAGGGAACCTCAACACCATGCTACGTTGTGTGGACTGGTCACGAGCTCTTGTGGACACCTCGGGAGCATCCAGAAACAGCCTCATGCAGCTGAAGGTGACGGCGCTAACCAGCATTCAGCTTTGT AAGGAGCTGTCGGATTGGATCCAAAGGCCAACCGGCTCCTCGGAGCTGAGCCCTGAGAGGCTGGCAGAAGCCATGGACTCGGGCCAG AACCTCCAGCTCTCCTACCTCAGCACCAAACAGAATCAGCACCTGCAGGCCTCTCTCAGACGCTTGCACCGCGTGGCACAG cATGCCCGGGCCCAGCATGTGAGGCTCCTGGTGGATGCTGAGTACACTTTCATCAACCCTGCACTCTCCCGGTTCGTGGCTGCCCTGGCCTTGCGCTGGAACAGACCTGAGGAAGGCGGGCCCTGGGTGTGGAACACTTACCAGGCCTACCTGAAG GGAACTCATACACGGCTGGAGAGGGATGCCGAGGCCGCACACAGGGCTGGCCTGGCGTTTGGGGTAAAGCTGGTCCGTGGTGCCTATCTGGACAAGGAGAGAGCCCTGACACAGCTCCACGGGAAGAAAGACTACGTTCAGCCTGACTATGAGGCCACTAGCCGAAG ttaCAGCCGCTGTCTGGAGCTGATGCTGCGCCGCGTGTCCCAACATGGTCCTCTGTGCCACCTCATGGTGGCTTCCCACAACGAAGAATCTGTTCGCCAGGCAACTAAGCG CATGTGGGAGCTGGGCATTCCTCTGGATGGGCCTGTCTGTTTTGGACAACTTCTGGGCATGTGTGACCACGTCTCCCTGGCACTAG GACAGGCTGGATATGTGGTATATAAGTCTATTCCCTATGGCTGCCTGGAGGAGGTGATCCCCTACCTGATCCGGAGAGCCCAGGAGAACCGGAGTGTGCTGCAGGGCGTCCGCAGGGAGCAAGCACTGCTCGGGCAAGAACTGCGGCGGAGGCTGCTGGGAAGGAAGGCCTAA